The following are encoded together in the Gemmatimonadaceae bacterium genome:
- the rplB gene encoding 50S ribosomal protein L2 translates to MGIRQFKPVSKGSRFRSVSDFAEITRSTPEKSLVEPIKKSGGRDNHGHISMRRIGGGHKRQYRLIDFKRNKDGMPAVVREIEYDPNRSARIALVEYADGEKRYILHPKGLKQGDSVVSGPGSDVRTGNAMPLKDVPLGTSVHNIELKIGKGGQMARSAGTFAQVVAKEGEYVTLKLASTEMRLVHGNCVATIGEVGNSEHELQSHGKAGKSRWLGKRPKVRGEVMNPVDHPHGGRTRGGRNVVSPWGKPEGVKTRNKKKSSTRLIVRGRKRGKATQ, encoded by the coding sequence ATGGGAATTCGTCAGTTCAAGCCGGTCAGCAAGGGGTCGCGTTTCCGCTCGGTATCGGATTTCGCCGAGATCACGCGTTCGACGCCTGAGAAGTCGCTGGTCGAGCCCATCAAGAAGTCGGGTGGCCGCGACAACCACGGCCACATCTCGATGCGTCGCATCGGTGGTGGACACAAGCGGCAGTACCGTCTCATCGATTTCAAGCGCAACAAGGACGGCATGCCGGCCGTGGTGCGCGAGATCGAGTACGATCCGAACCGCTCGGCGCGTATTGCGCTGGTGGAGTACGCGGACGGCGAGAAGCGCTACATCCTGCATCCGAAGGGGCTCAAGCAGGGGGATTCGGTGGTGTCGGGTCCGGGGTCGGATGTGCGCACGGGCAATGCGATGCCGTTGAAGGATGTGCCGCTGGGCACGTCGGTGCACAACATCGAACTGAAGATCGGCAAGGGCGGCCAGATGGCGCGCTCGGCGGGCACGTTCGCGCAGGTCGTGGCGAAGGAAGGCGAGTACGTGACGCTGAAGCTGGCGAGCACGGAAATGCGCCTGGTGCACGGCAACTGCGTGGCGACGATCGGCGAAGTCGGCAACTCGGAGCACGAGTTGCAGTCGCACGGCAAGGCGGGCAAGAGCCGCTGGCTGGGCAAGCGTCCGAAGGTGCGCGGTGAAGTCATGAACCCCGTCGATCACCCGCATGGTGGTCGGACGCGCGGTGGTCGGAACGTGGTCAGCCCGTGGGGCAAGCCCGAGGGAGTGAAGACGCGCAACAAGAAGAAGTCGTCGACGCGTCTGATCGTGCGCGGCCGCAAGCGCGGCAAAGCCACACAGTGA
- a CDS encoding 50S ribosomal protein L23 yields the protein MSTLYRTIMRPIITERSSAAYQERGEYTFEVAPDATKYTIKDAIERLFGVKVTGVWTSNARGKSRKVGQSVGRRPHTKKAIVKLRDGDTIAIFEG from the coding sequence ATGTCGACACTGTATCGCACGATCATGCGCCCGATTATCACGGAGCGCAGCTCGGCCGCCTACCAGGAGCGGGGCGAGTACACATTCGAAGTGGCGCCTGACGCCACGAAATACACCATCAAGGACGCCATCGAACGCCTGTTTGGCGTGAAGGTGACGGGCGTCTGGACGTCCAATGCGCGCGGCAAGTCGCGCAAGGTCGGCCAGTCCGTCGGCCGTCGTCCCCACACCAAGAAGGCGATTGTGAAGCTGCGTGACGGCGACACCATTGCCATCTTCGAGGGCTGA
- the rplD gene encoding 50S ribosomal protein L4 has protein sequence MTEETTTFEAPVYSAQGKKGAMRVLPETTFDGTVNMPVMHQAVKAFLANRRQGTAKTKTRGEVTGGNQKPWKQKGTGRARQGSIRAPNWPGGGTVFGPIPRSYTQIVPKQVRALARKSAFNARARENAVLLIDALDYSAPKTKSMIALFAKLGVSDKKVLLLTDGVKPNVYLSARNLEHAHVMPFSDASTYHILWSDVVVIESSALTQPSAES, from the coding sequence ATGACGGAAGAAACCACGACATTCGAGGCGCCGGTGTACTCGGCGCAGGGCAAGAAGGGCGCGATGCGCGTCCTGCCCGAGACGACGTTTGACGGCACGGTCAACATGCCGGTCATGCATCAGGCGGTGAAGGCGTTCCTGGCCAATCGTCGTCAGGGCACGGCCAAGACCAAGACGCGCGGCGAAGTGACCGGCGGCAACCAGAAGCCCTGGAAGCAGAAGGGCACGGGTCGCGCGCGACAGGGTTCCATTCGCGCGCCCAACTGGCCGGGCGGTGGTACGGTGTTCGGTCCGATCCCGCGTTCGTATACGCAGATCGTGCCCAAGCAGGTGCGGGCCCTGGCGCGCAAGAGCGCGTTCAATGCCCGCGCCCGTGAGAACGCGGTGCTGCTGATCGACGCGCTGGACTACAGCGCGCCGAAGACCAAGAGCATGATCGCGTTGTTCGCGAAGCTTGGCGTGTCGGACAAGAAGGTGCTGCTGCTCACCGACGGCGTGAAGCCGAACGTGTACCTGAGCGCGCGCAACCTCGAACATGCCCATGTGATGCCGTTCAGCGATGCGAGCACGTATCACATCCTCTGGTCGGATGTCGTCGTGATCGAGTCGTCGGCGCTGACCCAGCCTTCGGCGGAGAGCTAA
- the rplC gene encoding 50S ribosomal protein L3, which produces MIGIIGKKLGMTQVFNEQGQQVPCTVVEATPNPVTKVTTVANGGFAAVELGYGAQRVARENKKGERTPRGHRASMAEVGHAKKAGLEAPPSVLRSFRLDDAPGKNPEVPTYTVGDVVKVDIFTPGERVKVTGTSKGRGFQGVVKRYGFHGGPNTHGNTKHRKPGSIGAGTDPSRVIKGKKMPGQYGNHKHTVISIRIEKVDAERNLIYLRGSVAGPINGIVLVRKQG; this is translated from the coding sequence ATGATCGGCATTATCGGCAAGAAACTGGGCATGACCCAGGTGTTCAACGAGCAGGGGCAGCAGGTGCCCTGCACCGTGGTGGAGGCCACGCCCAACCCCGTCACGAAGGTGACGACGGTGGCGAATGGCGGCTTTGCGGCGGTGGAGCTCGGATACGGCGCGCAACGCGTCGCCCGCGAGAACAAGAAGGGTGAGCGCACACCGCGCGGACATCGGGCATCGATGGCCGAAGTCGGACACGCGAAGAAGGCGGGCCTTGAGGCGCCGCCGTCCGTGCTCCGCAGCTTCCGTCTCGACGACGCCCCGGGGAAGAACCCCGAGGTGCCGACGTACACGGTGGGCGATGTGGTCAAGGTCGACATTTTCACGCCGGGTGAGCGCGTGAAGGTGACCGGCACGTCGAAGGGTCGTGGCTTCCAGGGTGTGGTGAAGCGCTACGGCTTCCACGGCGGACCGAACACGCACGGCAACACCAAGCATCGCAAGCCCGGATCGATCGGCGCCGGTACGGATCCGTCGCGCGTCATCAAGGGCAAGAAGATGCCGGGTCAGTACGGCAACCATAAGCACACGGTCATCAGCATCCGCATCGAGAAGGTGGACGCGGAACGCAACCTCATTTACCTGCGCGGCAGTGTGGCGGGGCCGATCAACGGCATCGTGCTCGTGCGCAAGCAGGGCTGA
- the rpsJ gene encoding 30S ribosomal protein S10, translating into MMAGRIRIRLKAFDHAVIDQASADIVRTAEKTGAQVSGPIPLPTKTQRWTVLRSPHVDKKSREQFELKTHKRLIDILDSRAGTVDALTKLDLPAGVDVEIKVE; encoded by the coding sequence CTGATGGCTGGCCGCATCCGCATTCGCCTCAAAGCATTTGACCACGCCGTGATCGACCAGGCGTCGGCCGATATCGTGCGCACCGCTGAAAAGACGGGCGCGCAGGTGTCGGGTCCGATTCCGTTGCCGACGAAGACGCAGCGGTGGACGGTGCTTCGCTCGCCGCACGTGGACAAGAAGTCGCGCGAGCAGTTTGAACTGAAGACGCACAAACGCCTGATCGACATCCTGGATTCCCGTGCCGGCACGGTGGACGCGCTGACGAAGCTCGATCTGCCGGCGGGAGTCGACGTGGAGATCAAGGTCGAGTAG
- the tuf gene encoding elongation factor Tu gives MGKAKFERNKPHVNVGTIGHVDHGKTTTTAALTKVSADKGYGTKYIAYDEVAKASESQGRRDSTKILTIATSHVEYETANRHYAHVDCPGHADYVKNMITGAAQMDGAILVVSAVDGPMPQTREHILLARQVNVPSVLVFLNKCDLVEDEELLDLVELEVRELLSKYNYPGDDAPVIRGSAIGAINGDPKWQAEFMKLFDALDSYIPEPVREVDKPFLLPVEDVFSITGRGTVATGRIERGIVKVGEEVQLVGYNAEKKTIVTGVEMFRKLLDEGRAGDNVGLLLRGVDKKDIERGMVLAKMNSIKPHTKFLAEVYVLTKEEGGRHTPFFKGYRPQFYFRTTDVTGTIELPEGMEMVMPGDNIQMTIELIIPIAMEETLRFAIREGGRTVGAGVVTKILA, from the coding sequence ATGGGCAAGGCAAAGTTCGAGCGGAACAAGCCGCACGTGAACGTGGGAACGATCGGCCACGTCGATCACGGCAAGACGACGACGACGGCCGCTCTCACGAAGGTCTCGGCGGACAAGGGGTACGGCACCAAGTACATCGCCTACGACGAAGTCGCCAAGGCGTCGGAGTCGCAGGGTCGTCGTGACTCCACGAAGATCCTGACGATCGCCACCTCGCACGTCGAGTACGAGACGGCGAATCGGCACTATGCGCACGTGGACTGCCCGGGCCATGCCGACTACGTGAAGAACATGATCACGGGTGCGGCGCAGATGGACGGCGCGATCCTGGTGGTGTCGGCCGTGGACGGCCCGATGCCGCAGACGCGCGAGCACATCCTGCTGGCGCGCCAGGTGAACGTGCCCTCGGTGCTGGTCTTCCTGAACAAGTGCGATCTCGTGGAAGACGAAGAGCTCCTCGATCTGGTCGAGCTCGAAGTCCGCGAATTGCTCTCGAAGTACAACTACCCGGGCGACGACGCGCCGGTGATTCGTGGCTCGGCGATCGGCGCCATCAACGGCGATCCGAAGTGGCAGGCCGAATTCATGAAGCTGTTCGACGCGCTGGATTCGTACATTCCGGAGCCGGTGCGCGAAGTCGACAAGCCGTTCCTGCTCCCGGTCGAGGACGTGTTCTCGATCACGGGTCGCGGCACGGTGGCGACGGGTCGTATCGAGCGCGGCATCGTGAAGGTCGGCGAAGAAGTGCAGCTCGTCGGCTACAACGCCGAGAAGAAGACGATCGTCACGGGCGTCGAGATGTTCCGCAAGCTGCTGGACGAAGGACGCGCCGGCGACAACGTCGGTCTCCTGCTCCGCGGCGTGGACAAGAAGGACATCGAGCGCGGGATGGTGCTGGCGAAGATGAACTCCATCAAGCCGCACACGAAGTTCCTGGCCGAGGTGTACGTCCTCACGAAGGAAGAAGGCGGCCGTCACACGCCGTTCTTCAAGGGCTACCGTCCGCAGTTCTACTTCCGCACGACGGACGTGACGGGCACCATCGAATTGCCGGAAGGCATGGAAATGGTGATGCCGGGCGACAACATCCAGATGACGATCGAGTTGATCATCCCGATCGCCATGGAAGAGACGCTGCGCTTCGCCATCCGCGAAGGCGGTCGTACGGTAGGCGCTGGTGTTGTGACCAAGATCCTTGCGTGA
- the fusA gene encoding elongation factor G: MPRLTPLEHYRNIGIMAHIDAGKTTTTERILYYTGKSHKIGEVHDGAATMDWMEQEQERGITITSAATTCFWVRHGQSFDKGVGPEYRINIIDTPGHVDFTVEVERSLRVLDGAVTLLDSVAGVEPQTETVWRQADRYGVPRIIFSNKMDRVGANFERCVAMIHDRLTKSAQPLQLPVGSGELFTGHLDVIERKQYIFDDSTLGKTFEVTDIPAEFHDAVEEARHKLIDTVVEYDEGLMEKYLAGEELTNDEVRHAIRVATCAGKFVPILCGASFKNKGVQALLDAVIDFMPAPIDVPAIKGHLPHHDETFIEAPITDVAPFAALAFKIATDPFVGKLTFFRVYSGVLASGSYVYNSTKDKRERVGRLLQMHANKREEIEEVRAGDIAAAIGLKDTRTGDTLCTEENPIILEAMKFPAPVIDVAIEPKTKADQDKLAIALQKLAEEDPTFRVRSDPETSQTIIAGMGELHLEIIVDRMMREFKVDANVGRPQVAYRETIKKRVEKIEGKFIRQSGGKGQYGHVVINMEPSEQGQGFVFEDKVVGGVIPREYIGPVEQGIKEALETGVLAGYPVVDVKVQLIYGSYHDVDSSEMAFKIAGSMAFKEAARQASPCLLEPVMKVEVVSPEAYMGDVLGDLSSRRGKIGGMMQRGEAQVISATVPLGEMFGYSTKLRSMSQGRAVYSMEFSHYEEVPKSKAEEIISKVKA, translated from the coding sequence ATGCCGCGTTTGACCCCGCTCGAGCATTATCGCAACATCGGCATCATGGCCCACATCGATGCCGGCAAGACCACCACGACCGAGCGCATCCTCTATTACACGGGGAAGTCGCACAAGATCGGCGAGGTGCATGACGGTGCGGCCACGATGGACTGGATGGAGCAGGAACAGGAGCGCGGCATCACGATCACGTCGGCCGCGACGACCTGCTTCTGGGTGCGTCACGGCCAGTCGTTCGACAAGGGTGTCGGGCCGGAATACCGCATTAACATCATCGACACGCCGGGTCACGTGGACTTCACGGTGGAAGTCGAGCGCTCGCTGCGCGTGCTGGACGGTGCGGTCACGCTGCTGGATTCCGTGGCCGGTGTCGAGCCGCAGACGGAAACGGTGTGGCGCCAGGCCGACCGGTATGGCGTGCCGCGCATCATTTTTTCCAACAAGATGGACCGCGTCGGCGCGAACTTCGAACGCTGCGTGGCGATGATTCACGATCGTCTGACCAAGAGCGCCCAGCCGCTCCAGCTGCCCGTGGGTTCGGGCGAACTGTTCACGGGTCACCTCGACGTCATCGAACGCAAGCAGTACATCTTCGACGATTCCACGCTGGGCAAGACGTTCGAAGTCACGGACATCCCGGCGGAGTTCCATGATGCGGTCGAGGAAGCGCGCCACAAGCTGATCGACACCGTGGTGGAGTACGACGAAGGGCTGATGGAGAAGTACCTGGCCGGTGAGGAGCTGACGAACGATGAAGTGCGTCACGCCATTCGCGTAGCCACGTGCGCTGGCAAGTTCGTGCCGATCCTGTGCGGGGCATCGTTCAAGAACAAGGGTGTGCAGGCGCTGCTGGACGCGGTCATCGACTTCATGCCCGCCCCCATCGACGTGCCGGCCATCAAGGGCCACCTGCCGCACCATGACGAAACGTTCATCGAAGCGCCGATCACCGACGTGGCGCCGTTCGCGGCGCTGGCGTTCAAGATCGCGACCGATCCGTTCGTCGGAAAGCTGACGTTCTTCCGCGTGTACTCGGGCGTGCTGGCGTCGGGCAGCTACGTGTACAACAGCACGAAGGACAAGCGCGAGCGCGTGGGGCGTCTGCTGCAGATGCACGCCAACAAGCGCGAGGAAATCGAGGAAGTGCGCGCGGGTGATATCGCCGCCGCGATCGGCCTCAAGGACACGCGCACGGGCGACACGCTGTGCACGGAAGAGAATCCGATCATTCTCGAGGCGATGAAGTTCCCGGCGCCCGTCATCGACGTGGCGATCGAGCCGAAGACCAAGGCGGACCAGGACAAGCTGGCCATCGCGTTGCAGAAGCTGGCCGAGGAAGATCCGACATTCCGTGTGCGCTCCGACCCGGAAACGTCGCAGACGATCATCGCCGGCATGGGCGAGTTGCACCTGGAAATCATCGTCGATCGCATGATGCGCGAATTCAAGGTCGACGCGAATGTGGGCCGTCCGCAGGTGGCCTACCGCGAAACGATCAAGAAGCGCGTCGAGAAAATCGAAGGCAAGTTCATTCGCCAGTCCGGCGGCAAGGGTCAGTACGGCCACGTGGTCATCAACATGGAGCCCAGCGAGCAGGGTCAGGGCTTCGTGTTCGAGGACAAGGTCGTCGGTGGTGTGATCCCGCGCGAGTACATCGGACCGGTGGAGCAGGGTATCAAGGAAGCGCTGGAAACCGGCGTCCTGGCCGGCTATCCGGTGGTGGACGTGAAGGTGCAGCTCATTTACGGCTCGTACCACGACGTCGACTCATCGGAAATGGCGTTCAAGATTGCTGGCTCGATGGCATTCAAGGAAGCGGCCCGTCAGGCCAGTCCTTGCCTGCTCGAACCGGTGATGAAGGTCGAGGTCGTGAGCCCTGAAGCGTACATGGGCGACGTCCTCGGCGATCTCTCCTCGCGGCGCGGCAAGATCGGCGGCATGATGCAGCGAGGTGAAGCGCAGGTGATCTCGGCGACGGTGCCGCTCGGCGAGATGTTCGGTTACTCGACCAAACTGCGCAGCATGTCGCAGGGTCGAGCGGTCTACTCGATGGAGTTTTCGCACTACGAAGAAGTGCCGAAGTCGAAGGCCGAAGAGATCATTTCCAAGGTGAAGGCGTAA
- a CDS encoding PEP-CTERM sorting domain-containing protein, with product MRLVLQDKFDQISELIWEGYYNRGTGEALNGAVTPVDQWVTTSNMQNGNFWFNRPPTAPGLDNVFVGTGCQDNLFTFWQGGIPGSALNQLLGSGGCLANADAKVIGIAVGVGSQWPLPYHGFVDNVQMGFNNQNGLALDANFDFVPTSTVPEPSTYALMATGLAALGLAARRRRQRKASAK from the coding sequence ATGCGCCTGGTGCTTCAGGACAAGTTCGACCAGATCAGCGAGTTGATCTGGGAGGGGTACTACAACCGCGGCACCGGCGAAGCGCTCAACGGTGCGGTCACACCGGTCGACCAATGGGTCACCACCAGCAACATGCAGAACGGCAATTTCTGGTTCAATCGTCCGCCAACAGCGCCCGGATTGGATAATGTGTTTGTCGGCACCGGCTGTCAGGACAACCTCTTCACCTTCTGGCAGGGTGGCATCCCCGGCTCTGCGCTCAACCAATTGCTCGGATCTGGCGGCTGTCTCGCCAATGCCGACGCCAAGGTCATTGGCATCGCGGTGGGTGTCGGCAGCCAATGGCCGCTGCCCTACCATGGATTCGTCGATAACGTCCAGATGGGGTTCAACAACCAGAACGGCCTCGCGCTTGACGCCAATTTCGACTTCGTCCCGACATCTACGGTTCCCGAGCCCTCCACCTACGCCCTGATGGCCACCGGCCTTGCGGCCCTTGGTTTGGCGGCGCGCCGTCGCCGGCAGCGGAAGGCATCGGCGAAATGA